ATCGGACACCTTCACAATCACCCGGTCGACCTTGTGGGAGGTGGTGATAGTGATATTTCCCCCTTTCTTCTTCTTCAGGATATCATGGGAGTTGTTGATGATGTTCATGAACACCTGCTGGATCTGACCCGGGTCCACCATTATGAGCGGAAGGTCCGTATCCAGCCGCGTCTCCACATGTATGTTGTCCACCTTCAGGTTGTACGTGCGAAGGCTGATGGTATCCTTCAACAGCTCGTTGAGATCGGTGGGCTTGGATACGGTGCCGGTCTTCCGGGCGAATTTCAACAGATTCTGTACGATCTTCCCGCTCCTGACCGATTCCTTCCTGATGACGTTGAGCTTTTTCACCATATGATCGGGAATATTCTTTTTGAACAGGAGATCCACATTGCCGATAATCGACGTCATGGGATTGTTCAGCTCGTGGGCCACACCGGAGAGGATTTCGCCCAGGCTCGAAAGCTTTTCCGCCTGAAGAAGCTGCTCCTCCAGCCGCTTTTTGTCCGTGATGTCCCGAATTATCCCCTCATACCCGGTCACATCCCCTTCGCCGTCAAGTACCGTCGAGACGGTTCCAACGCACATCACCATTGAGCCGTCTTTTTTCTTCAACACCACTTCGTAATCGGTCACCGAACCGTCATTACGAATAACCTCGATGAACCGCTTCCAGTCTTCCGGATTGAAAAAAAGCTGTTCGAGCCGCATGGTGGCAAGCTCTATCTCGTCATAGCCGAAAAGCCGTACCGCGGAGGTGTTGAAATCCAGAAACCACCCCTGGCCGTCGGCGATGAAGATCGCGTCAAGAGAATTGAGAAAAAGCGTCCTCAGCTTCTGTTCGGACTCCTTGAGAGCCTCCTCTATCTCCAGGTTCGATGTAATGTCCACAAGCACGCCGATAACGCCCGTTACCTGATCGTTCTTGGTCTGGACCCGACGGGAAATCCTGACGGGATGAGGACGGCCGTTCTTGTCCAGCACGCTCATATCCAGCGGTTTGTCCTGTCGCCCTTTTGAAGAGAGAAACATCTCGGAAAACAACGCGACATCGTCGGGGTGGAGAAAATCAGAAAACAAGAGCCCCGTCATATCTCCGTGACGCAATCCGGTAATCGTCTCGATAACCGGGCTGATATACGTGATCCTTCCCCCACCGTCGAGGTAAAAGACCACGTCGTTCATGTTCTCCACGAAATAGCGGTATTGCTCCTCGGATCTCCATATCAATTCGTGAGAATTCCATTGCTCGATGAATCTGCCGAGACCCTCGGC
This is a stretch of genomic DNA from Candidatus Zymogenaceae bacterium. It encodes these proteins:
- a CDS encoding PAS domain S-box protein is translated as MARTKQKNDNRRGGLAPDVEEMRASSPRRTLDDLVSGVSGLRTSTIDRDQTIGEILALVGDAYDTERVALYFREANEKTDHDDYFCSQEWSRSSRAIAASTLRITGKQARSVSILLDENRLIPRDETEGKDDPDDFLWEVPDFLMAPVHYGEERPGFLVADRTGTTMEWSDAHRIAFLYVAEGLGRFIEQWNSHELIWRSEEQYRYFVENMNDVVFYLDGGGRITYISPVIETITGLRHGDMTGLLFSDFLHPDDVALFSEMFLSSKGRQDKPLDMSVLDKNGRPHPVRISRRVQTKNDQVTGVIGVLVDITSNLEIEEALKESEQKLRTLFLNSLDAIFIADGQGWFLDFNTSAVRLFGYDEIELATMRLEQLFFNPEDWKRFIEVIRNDGSVTDYEVVLKKKDGSMVMCVGTVSTVLDGEGDVTGYEGIIRDITDKKRLEEQLLQAEKLSSLGEILSGVAHELNNPMTSIIGNVDLLFKKNIPDHMVKKLNVIRKESVRSGKIVQNLLKFARKTGTVSKPTDLNELLKDTISLRTYNLKVDNIHVETRLDTDLPLIMVDPGQIQQVFMNIINNSHDILKKKKGGNITITTSHKVDRVIVKVSDDGPGMSESVKKRVFDPFFTTKEPGRGTGLGMSVSYGIIASHGGNLWVESEEGKGVTFTIELPRGELILPETGQLTPLHHDGVERHVLVIDDEESVLNLCGEILEEYNYRATLVTGGSEGIYQLRKHRFDAVVCDIKMPGLGGREVYDYVVSNIPEMMKKIIFITGDTLGENTQHFLDNTGNRYLFKPMDVDEFLTCLDEVAFL